Proteins from a genomic interval of Persephonella sp.:
- the dnaN gene encoding DNA polymerase III subunit beta, translated as MELIIDKTDLQNVLKKAISATEKKSALPILLNFLLEAKDDKLTVQGTDLEVHVSVSVFAKVENEGKACVNAKKLTDISRLLPSNEVYIKLEDNVLKIKSGKTKYNLPVVSSEDFPMMYPFPEDNAFIVSGDELQKGISKTSYASSKEETGYALQGVLFKSLDGEIDLVATDGHRLALYTIKRNGNGEVNIIAPQKALNELKKLLTGLEDVEMASTDQYVFFRTKEWILMSRLLEGTFPDYTKVIPGEYSIQIKLDKKEFLDAVKRVSAVVEGDPKPIKITLKENSLELVSRSAEYGEAVDEIPVDYSGEEFSIGFNARYLIEAVDVIDGDGVIIRFTTPNAQTLIIPEDQNDRYKAIVMPMEVA; from the coding sequence TTGGAACTAATTATAGATAAAACAGATCTTCAGAATGTTCTCAAAAAAGCTATATCTGCAACAGAAAAAAAGTCAGCACTTCCCATTCTTTTAAACTTCCTTCTTGAAGCAAAGGACGACAAACTTACCGTTCAAGGAACAGACCTTGAGGTTCATGTTTCTGTTTCTGTGTTTGCAAAAGTTGAAAATGAAGGGAAGGCATGTGTAAATGCAAAAAAATTGACAGATATATCAAGGCTTCTTCCAAGTAACGAGGTATATATAAAGCTTGAGGATAATGTTTTAAAAATAAAATCAGGTAAAACAAAATACAATCTTCCTGTCGTTTCATCTGAAGATTTTCCGATGATGTATCCATTTCCTGAGGACAATGCCTTTATTGTTTCAGGAGACGAACTACAGAAGGGTATATCAAAAACTTCTTACGCATCATCAAAAGAAGAAACAGGATACGCACTTCAGGGGGTTTTGTTTAAATCCCTTGACGGAGAGATTGATCTTGTTGCTACAGATGGACATAGATTGGCTCTCTACACCATAAAGAGAAACGGAAATGGTGAGGTGAATATAATAGCCCCCCAAAAAGCATTAAACGAGCTAAAAAAACTACTAACAGGTCTTGAAGATGTTGAGATGGCATCAACAGATCAGTATGTTTTTTTCAGGACGAAAGAGTGGATACTTATGTCAAGGCTTCTTGAAGGAACATTCCCTGATTACACAAAGGTAATACCTGGGGAATACAGCATACAGATAAAATTAGACAAAAAAGAGTTTTTAGATGCTGTAAAAAGGGTTTCAGCTGTTGTTGAGGGGGATCCAAAGCCTATAAAAATAACTCTGAAGGAAAACAGCCTTGAGCTTGTATCAAGGTCTGCAGAGTATGGTGAAGCTGTTGATGAGATACCTGTAGACTACTCAGGAGAAGAGTTTTCAATAGGTTTTAACGCAAGATATCTGATAGAAGCTGTTGATGTTATAGATGGGGATGGTGTGATAATCAGGTTTACAACTCCAAACGCACAGACATTAATAATTCCAGAAGATCAAAACGATAGATATAAGGCTATTGTAATGCCTATGGAAGTTGCATAA